From Elephas maximus indicus isolate mEleMax1 chromosome 1, mEleMax1 primary haplotype, whole genome shotgun sequence, a single genomic window includes:
- the BAK1 gene encoding bcl-2 homologous antagonist/killer has protein sequence MASGQGPGPPGQDCGDSTPPSTSEVQVARDAEDVFRSYVFYRHQQEQEAEGAATPADPEMVSLPLEPNSVMGQVGRQLAIIGDDINRRYDVEFQTMLQHLQPTPQNASQYFIKIASSLFESGINWGRVVALLGFGYRLALHVYQHGLTGFLGHVTSFVADFMLKHCIARWIAQRGGWVAALDLGNGPIWNVLIALAVVLLGQYVVRRFWDPR, from the exons ATGGCATCTGGGCAAGGCCCGGGTCCTCCCGGGCAGGACTGTGGAGACTCTACTCCACCCTCCACTTCTG AGGTGCAGGTAGCCAGGGACGCGGAGGATGTTTTCCGCAGTTACGTCTTTTACCGCCATCAGCAGGAGCAGGAGGCCGAAGGGGCGGCCACACCCGCTGACCCGGAGATGGTCTCCTTGCCCCTGGAGCCTAACAG TGTCATGGGGCAGGTGGGTCGGCAGCTTGCCATCATCGGGGATGATATCAACCGGCGCTACGATGTGGAGTTCCAGACCATGTTGCAGCACCTGCAGCCAACACCACAGAACGCTTCCCAGTACTTCATCAAGATTGCCTCGAG CCTGTTTGAGAGCGGCATCAACTGGGGCCGCGTGGTGGCTCTCCTAGGCTTTGGCTATCGCCTGGCCTTGCACGTCTACCAGCATGGCCTGACTGGCTTCCTGGGCCACGTGACCAGCTTCGTGGCAGATTTCATGCTGAAGCACTGCATCGCCCGGTGGATTGCACAGAGGGGCGGCTGG GTTGCAGCCCTGGACTTAGGCAATGGTCCCATCTGGAATGTGCTGATAGCTCTGGCTGTGGTTCTGTTGGGCCAGTATGTGGTACGAAGATTCTGGGATCCCAGATGA
- the LOC126068193 gene encoding gametogenetin-binding protein 1-like yields the protein MEAPAPTHRPRILGHSSMFRFFRNLMRSKSSPKRSNKGLARGGTCPSQEQDAVHMMDRQGQEESKIEPPSMLPDALMVATPKGSLHLLLHDPSCLGVGDMWPQTLTPMEILQVLAQGKEVKSVLPRGSQEVLGSLSEKEEEEEKNEAARQASGDTGASGRIAQALEVEQECLQRAKTFTREEEKEYLLDGDLKLASSKAGMTPWNHLLSLYKQLQKSAMAKFPLKVGLPPEKDKGEEEEVEEEDSLFNLCVPGIVTLQSPLHKTFRSTDTVGFVESELKKLLAVQRESRLWKMGSKEGRELLAQPEITLEEAGVVDGQHLLLEEMDEMGNWPPE from the exons ATGGAGGCCCCAGCTCCAACCCACCGACCCCGAATTTTGGGCCACTCCTCCATGTTCCGCTTTTTCCGTAACCTGATGAGGAGCAAGAGCAGCCCAAAGCGCTCTAACAAGGGACTAGCAAGAGGTGGGACGTGTCCCTCTCAAGAGCAGGATGCCGTCCACATGATGGATCGCCAGGGCCAAGAAGAGAGCAAGATCGAGCCACCCTCCATGCTGCCTGATGCCCTCATGGTAGCCACTCCCAAGGGCTCCCTGCACCTGCTACTGCATGATCCCTcatgcctgggggtgggggatatGTGGCCCCAGACCCTCACCCCCATGGAGATCCTGCAGgtgctggcccagggcaaagAGGTGAAGTCGGTCCTGCCCAGAGGAAGTCAGGAGGTGCTGGGCAGCCTGtctgagaaggaggaggaggaagagaagaacgAGGCAGCAAGGCAGGCCTCTGGGGATACAGGGGCCTCGGGCAG GATTGCTCAGGCTCTGGAGGTGGAGCAAGAATGCCTGCAGAGGGCCAAGACCTTTAccagggaggaagagaaagagtatCTGCTTGACG GAGACCTCAAGCTGGCCTCCTCAAAGGCAGGGATGACTCCCTGGAACCACCTCCTCAGCTTGTACAAGCAGCTCCAGAAATCAGCCATGGCCAAG TTTCCTCTCAAGGTCGGCTTGCCCCCAGAGAAGGATaaaggggaggaagaggaagtgGAGGAAGAGGACAGCTTATTTAACCTCTGTGTCCCAGGCATTGTCACCCTCCAATCACCACTGCATAAGACTTTTAGGTCAACGGATACAGTGG GTTTCGTGGAGTCAGAGTTGAAGAAGCTTCTGGCCGTGCAACGGGAGTCCCGCCTCTGGAAGATGGGCAGCAAAGAGGGCCGGGAGCTGCTGGCCCAGCCAGAGATCACCCTGGAGGAGGCGGGCGTTGTGGATGGCCAG CACCTGCTGCTCGAGGAGATGGACGAGATGGGGAACTGGCCTCCAGAGTGA